TTACTAGTTTTTCTACGGATAAATTGTATCGGAAAGAATTATTTGTGGTTAATGATATTGAATTCCCTAAAAATGCATATTATGAAGACTTAGGTACGATTTATAAGTTGCTTTTAGTTTCTCAAAAAGTGTATTATACTAATCAAATTTATTATTGTTATTTTATGAAAAATGAGAATGCAATTACTAAAACTTGGTCAGATAAAAAGTTTAAAGATATGTTCCGATTTTTTCAGGACATTTATCATGTATCAACAAAGGTATTAGATGATGACAATCGTATCTCTAAAGCATATTATAATAATGGGCTTGTCTATTTACTTATGAAACTATATGAAGAAAACAAGGAAGATAGTAAAGTTTGTAAAACTATCTTAAGAGAGCTGAAATTGTATAGGATTTCTCCGTTTCAATTAAAAGAGTATCCTAATTATATTAAATATTTATTTTATAGATTACATATTTTGAAATTATCAGCTAAGATAAAAATTTTGATAAAGAATAGATAGAGATAATAATATGATTAGAAAAAAATTTTTATTATTGTTTGAACAAATTGATACATTTGAGCAATTTGTTGCAAGTAATATCACTATAGATAGTGTGGAAGTATCTACTCCATATAAGCAAGTGGGGAATTCTTGTATGCATAACATAAGAGCCATATTAAAAAGAATTCCTGGTTACTTTTTTTATAAATATTGGTTAGAAGATTGATCGAAAAGTTAGAAATTTCAAAATTGTTGGTGAACTATTTTGAAATTCGTTTCCAGATGAGTCTAATTTTGAGATATAAAGGAGAGAAAATGAAGTACTATTTACAAGAAAATTTTATACAGAACGCCGATATAAAAAATGCAGGTAATAAAGCAAGAAATGATGTTAATAAGATTTTACAATTAGAAGGCTACCAACCACTTTATTTACAATCTGAAAACTGGCATCAAATGAGTCTATTACAAGCACAGGTTTATAAGTACAAGCTTCTTAAGCAAACCTTTTCTCAGATAACAGAAGGCGACTGTCTAGTCATTCAATTTCCTATGATTCATCATAGTCTTCTTTTTGCTTCATTAATAAAGTTTGTTCAGAAAAAAGGAGGTAGAGTATTTTTATTAATTCATGATTTGGAACAATTAAGAACTTTCAGAGATAGAAATACAGCACTTCGACATAAAATAAGAATTAAGGTATTGGAAAGTAAACCTTTAGATTTAGTAGATGGTATCATTGCTCATAATGATATGATGAAATCTGTTCTTGTAAATAAAGGTATCTCTTCTAATAAAATCGTTAGTCTAAGAATTTTTGACTATCTTATTCCAAATTTTAAAAAGCCGGAATGTCTGAAAAAAGATTCCCCAATTATTATTGCAGGTAATTTATCCTTCAAAAAAGCGGGATATATTTATAACTTGCCCACTTCCCCAGCTTATCATTTGTATGGTGTTGGATTTGATGAAACACAGAAATTACCAAATGAAACTTATTTTGGCTCATTTTTACCAGATGATCTTCCGTCAGTTCTCAGAGGAAGTTTTGGTCTCGTATGGGATGGGGATAGCGCAGAAACATGTAGTGG
This Streptococcus anginosus DNA region includes the following protein-coding sequences:
- a CDS encoding glycosyltransferase, producing MDIQLSVIIPVYQVENYLSRCIESVLVQDYDSYEIILVDDGSTDSSPIICDDYAQQFEHISVIHKENGGLSDARNVGIQHAKGKYIFFLDSDDWIIKTMFNDMKDIILSSNYDIIQFGVQKVYTEADIRREYLFKEHLFIGHESLESMLRSQEITSFSTDKLYRKELFVVNDIEFPKNAYYEDLGTIYKLLLVSQKVYYTNQIYYCYFMKNENAITKTWSDKKFKDMFRFFQDIYHVSTKVLDDDNRISKAYYNNGLVYLLMKLYEENKEDSKVCKTILRELKLYRISPFQLKEYPNYIKYLFYRLHILKLSAKIKILIKNR